GCCCGGCAGCGCACGAATCGCCGCCTGACTACCCGCGACGGGCAGCGCTCCTGGCGCTCCATAGTGACGCGCTGCAAGCTCGGCCAGACCGTCGGCGTCTTCGGGTAAGCGACGCCATGCATCCACGGGCACGGGCGGGACCGGATACGCCCGCGGATTGATCCCCGTCGATAAATCCAGCCAGTCGCCCAGCGCGATTCCGTATCGACGCGCGGCTTCCCGCAGATTCCCGCCATGCCGGATGGGATCAGCCATGAAACCCCACGCCCGTGAAAGCCAGCACCAGCAGCACGGCGAGCCAGAGCATCGTCGTGCGCTCAACCAGCCGCATTGCCGCCACCACGTGGCGCGGCGAGGCCGTCATTCCAAACCCGAGCACGGGCCGCGTTTCCAGCGTGCCGTGATAGATGGCGGGGCCGCCGAGCAACACGTTCAGGCTGCCAGCGCCTGCGGCCATCACCGGCCCCGCGTTCGGGCTGTCCCACAGCGGCGCCTGCGTGCGCCAGCAGCGCCACGCGGTACGTGTATCACCGAGGAGGGCGTAACTTGCCGCCGTGAGCCGCGCGGGCACGAAGTTCAGGACATCGTCGAAACGGGCGGCTGCCCAGCCGAATCGCAGATAACGCGGCGTCCGGTAACCCCACATTGCATCGAGGGTGTTGGCAAGGCGGAACATCAACGCGCCCGGGCCGCCCGCGATGACGAACCAGAACAGCGCACCGAAAATCGCGTCGTTGCCGTTTTCCAGCGCGGATTCCACGGCGGCACGGGACAGCGCGGCTTCATCGGCGTTTGTAGTGTCGCGTGAGACGATCCGCGCCGTCAGCTTTCGCGCCGCGGCCAGATCGCCGAGTCCGAGCGCGCGAGCGATGGGCACGATGTGGTCGCGCAGGCTTTTGGCGCCGAGCGAGAACCACAGCAACGCGACATGCACGGCACACGCAGCTGCAAACGGCAGCACGCTCACGAGAATCCAGCTCACCGCCACCGGCGGCACGACGGCCAGGAGCCACGCGAGAATACCGGCTGGGCGTGCCCGGAACCCTGTATTCAGCTTTGCTTCGATACGCGTGGCAAGCCGCCCGAACGCGACCAGCGGATGCCGTGTGGCTGGTTCGCCGAAGATCCGGTCGATCACAACGCCCGCAATGGCGAGCATCGCCGTGGCGTAGAAGGAGAGCAGCAGCATGTCAGCCTTTGAGCACGAGCGGCAGGCCGGCGACCATCATGGTCACATGCGTGCTCGCGGCGGCGACGCGCTGGTTGAGCCGGCCGAGTTCATCGACGTAAAGGCGTGTCACCGATCCCATTGGCACCACGCCCAGGCCGATCTCGTTGCTCACGATGATTACCTTGCCGCGCACGTTTGAAAGCGCGGCGTCGAAGTCGCCGAAGGCTTGCAGCGGCGGGCCGTCGGGTGTGCTGCCATCGGCGGGGAACAGCAGGTTGGCGAGCCATAGTGTCAGGCAGTCGATCAGCACCACATGCCCCTCGCGATCCAGTTCGCGAAGCACGCCGCCCAGATCGAGCGGCGCTTCGACCAGCGCCCAATGCGACGGCCGGCGTTCGCGATGCTGTTCCACGCGCACAGCGAATTCGGCATCGCCAATACGCGCCGTCGCCACGTAAGTAACGGGCAAGCCGCTGTCGGCGGCCAGCCGCTCGGCGTACGCGCTCTTGCCCGAGCGCGCGCCGCCGAGAATGAAGGTGAGGTCGGGTGGAGTCATCGCAATATTGTACCGGCGGGCGCTACCATAGCGGCTTCCCAGAGAACCGATGGCGACGGAAACCCTCATGCAATTTGCACCGCGCGGCACGCTGATGATCCAGGGCACGACCTCCGATGCCGGCAAGAGCACGCTGGTCGCAGGCTTGTGCCGGCTCGCGCGGCGCGGCGGCAGGAAAGTGGCGCCGTTCAAGCCGCAGAACATGGCGCTCAACAGCGCCGTGACGGTCGACGGCGGCGAGATCGGCCGCGCGCAGGCGCTGCAGGCAATGGCGGCGGGCGTGGACGCGGAAATCGACTTCAATCCCGTGCTGCTCAAACCCACCAGCGATCGTGGCGCGCAAGTGATCATCCACGGCCACGCGCATGCCAATCTCGACGCCCGTGCGTATCACGAGTACAAAACCGTCGCCTTCGAGGCCGTTCTCGCCTCGTACGCCCGGCTTCAGCAGCGTTTTGACGCGATTATCGTGGAAGGGGCGGGAAGCCCGGCCGAGGTGAACCTGCGGGATCGCGACATCGCCAACATGGGGTTTGCCGAGCGCGTGGATTGCCCGGTGGTGCTGGTGGCGGATATCGACCGCGGCGGCGTGTTCGCCCATTTGCTCGGGACGCTCGCGTGTTTATCGGAGACGGAAAGGGCGCGGATTCGCGGCTTCGTGATCAACCGTTTTCGTGGCGATATCAGCCTGTTGCAGCCCGGCCTCGATTGGCTCGAAGCGCAGACTGGCAAGCCGGTGCTTGGCGTGGTGCCCTATCTGCATGGCCTGACGCTTGATGCCGAGGACATGCTGCCGAGCCAGTTGCACACGCGTGGCGAAGCGGGCGGCGAGGTGCTGAAGGTGATCGTGCCGGCGTTGCCGCGTATCAGCAATCACACGGATTTCGATGCGTTGCGCGCCCACGCGCAGGTCGATTTTTCCTATGTACGTGCAGGGACGGCGCCGCCGCCGGCCGATCTGATCGTGCTGCCGGGGTCGAAAAGCGTGCAACGCGATCTGGCGTGGCTGCGCGAAAACGGCTGGGATCGCGCGATAGAGCGGCATCTCCGATACGGCGGCAAGGTGCTGGGCATTTGCGGCGGCATGCAGATGCTCGGCCGCACAGTGGATGACCCGCAGGGGTTCGAAGGGCCGGCTGGCTGCGTGAATGGCCTGGGCCTGCTGGATCTCGATACCACGCTGACGGCGGACAAGCTGCTCGACAACGTGACGGGCCGGTTGACATTAGGCGCAACGGGCATCGGCCCCGCGCCCGTGCGGGGCTACGAGATCCACATGGGCCGCACGACGGGCGCGGCGCTCGCCCGGCCGGCCGTGATGCTTGATGGCGAGCGTCCTGACGGCGCGATTTCCGCCGATAATCAGATCGCCGCGACCTATCTGCACGGCATCTTCGATACCCCGGAAGCCTGCGCGGCGCTGCTCGAATGGGCGGGTTTGCGCGAAGCCGCGGCGCTGGATTACCCGGCGCTGCGGGAGGCCTCCCTGGACCGTCTCGCCGATACGCTCGGGCAAGCGCTGGACCTGGACGCCCTCGGTTCGATGTTCGCCTGAAGGCGGCAGGGGCAGGGTGATATCAACAATCGGGTACACGGCACGTACCCGTAGAAGCGCCTGATACCGGACACGCCTTCAATACAAGATCATCTGAGTGCATCGAAACAAGGCGATGGTTTTACCCTCGCCATTCGCCACGATCGCGTCCCACACCTGCGTGGTGCGGCCGAGATGAACGGCTGTGGCCTTGGCCGTGATGACTCCCTCGCGTGCCGTGCCTACATGGTTGCTCTTCAGCTCGACGGTCGTAAAATTCTTCGCACCCTCAGGCAGATGGGCGATGCAGGCGTAGCCGCAACACGTGTCGGCGAGACCGATCACCGTTGCCGCATGCAGGAAGCCGTTCGGTGCGAGCACTTCGGGCCGCACGGTTAGTTTGCCTGTGAGCGTGCCGCTTTCCAGCGATACGACTTGCACGCCGAGCAGCTCCGGCAGGCAGCCGCGCTGGCGTTCCCGCAGGTAGTCGAGGGTGATTTCCGGGCGCAATGTGGCCATGTTGCGGAGTCCTTGAAGTTGAGCGACGTTGTTGACGCGCATGGATTGAAATAGGCAAATCCGATAGTATCAACGGCTCGAACTTTTCACTTAATGCAGCGCTTACAGCACGCCCGGGATGTCGGGCGTGAAGCGCGGCCGACAACGCGTGGATTGAACCTATGACGGTGATCGTGGTGGCGAATCCGAAGGGCGGCGTGGGCAAGAGCACGCTGTCTACGAATCTGGCTGGATATTTTGCGGCAAACGGCGAGTGGGTTGCGCTCGCGGACCTGGACAAGCAGCAGTCAGCACACGGCTGGCTGGGCTTGCGCCCGGATACGCTGCCGAAGATAGAAGAGTGGAAAACCGATGTCGATGCGCCGTCGAAGCCGCCGAAAGGTCTGGAGAAGGCGGTTGTCGACACGCCTGCCGGGATTCACGGCACTCGTCTCGCACTGGCGCTGGAGCTGGCGGACAAGGTGATCGTGCCGTTGCAGCCGTCCATGTTCGATATCCTCGCCACGCAGGATTTTCTCGTTCGGCTGCAGAAGGAAAAGGCAGTGCGCAAGGGGACAATCGAGGTTGGCGTGGTGGGTATGCGGGTAGATGCCCGGACGAAATCAGCGGATCAGTTGCATCGGTTCGTGGAAGGGCTTGATCTGCCGGTGCTGGGTTTTATCCGCGATACGCAGAACTACGTGCAGGTCGCGGCGCACGGGCTCACTATCTGGGACGTCGCTAAAAGCCGGGTGGAGAAGGATATCGAGCAGTGGCAGCCGATTATTGAATGGGTGTCGAAGAAGTAGACGTAGGCGTGCAGGCGACCTTTCGGCCATAAAAAACGCCGGTTGGCTTCAATTCCATGAAGACCAACCGGCGTTTTTGCGTTTTTGCACCAGACAGAACCAGATTCAGGTCCAGTTCTGCGTCGGCACGTGGTCGCGGTTTCCCTTGATACGGTTCTTTTCATCGACGAACACGAGATCGGGCTTCCAGCCCGCCTTCCGTTCCGCCTCGTCGACCAGCGCGAACGCCGCAATGATCACCAGGTCGCCCAGTTGCGCCCGGCGTGCCGCCGATCCATTCAGCGAAATCATGCCGCTGCCGCGCTCACCCTTGATGGCATAGGTGGTCAGGCGCTCGCCGTTGTTCACGTTCCAGATATCGATCTGCTCGTTTTCAACCAGATTTGCGGCTTCCAGCAGATCTTCGTCGATGGCGCACGAGCCTTCGTAATGCAATTCGCAATGCGTGACCGTGGCGCGGTGAATTTTCGATTTCAAAAGCGTTCGCTGCATGCGTATCTCACTCAATTTTTCGTTCAAATTTCCAGGTTATCGATCAAGCGGGTCGTGCCCAGCTTGGCGGCGGCCAGCACGACGAGCGGTGTCGCGGTATCGGCCGGGCCGGGTGGCAGCAGGTCCACGCGCTTTCTCACCGCGATGTAATCGGGCTGCCAGCCGCGCTGTGCAAGCGATTCCACGGCTTCTTTTTCTATCGATGCAAAGTCGCGATTACCCGCCAGCACCGCGTCGCGTACGCGATTCAGCGTTTTTGCAAGGATCGGCGCCTCGGCGCGCTCGGCCGCCTGCAGGAAGCGATTGCGCGAACTGAGCGCCAGGCCGTCGGCGTCGCGCACGGTTTCAGCAGCGATGATCTCGGTAGGCAGCGCAAACTGGTGGCACATCTGCCGCACGATCATCAGTTGCTGATAATCCTTTTTGCCGAAGACGGCCACGCGCGGCTGCACGCACGACATCAGCTTCATCACGACCGTACACACGCCCTGGAAGAAACCCGGCCGGAATTCGCCTTCCAGAATGTCGCCCAGATTAGTTGGCGGATGAACCCGGTACTGCTGCGGCTCCGGATAAAGATCGGCTTCGGTCGGCGCGAACAGCACGTACACGTTCTCGGCCTGCAATTTTTCGATATCGTCTTGCAGGGTGCGCGGGTATTTGTCGAAATCTTCGTTCGGTCCGAACTGCAACCGGTTCACGAAAATGCTGGCAACCACCGGGTCCCCGTGCTGGCGCGCCAGCCGCATGAGCGACAGGTGGCCTTCGTGCAGGTTGCCCATGGTAGGGACAAAGGCGGTTCGGTTTTGGCCGCGCAACTGGTCGCGCAGTTCATGGATCGAGCTGATGACTTTCATCTAGCAGGTGTCTCCTGGCGGGCAGCTTTGAAAACGCTGCTCCAAGGGGAAAGAAAGGGGAAGGGCGCCGCGCTGCTTATGCGCCATCTATGCACTACGGAAGGCTTAAGCCGGCGAATACGCGAGCCTCACGTAGATGGGTGCATACGGTTCGGCCTGGGTGATTTCAATCAGCGCTTCACGCGACAGTTCCAGCATCGCGATGAAATTCACGACCACGACAGGCACGCCGCGCGACGGGTCGAAGAGATCGCCGAATTCCATGAAGCGGTTGTTTTGCAGGCGCCGCAGGATCACGCTCATATGCTCCCGCACCGACAATTCCTCGCGCGAGATCTTGTGATGCTCGACCAGCCGGGCGCGCTTGATGACGTCGGCCCAGGCAGCGCGCAAATCGTTTGCATCGACGTCGGGGAAGCGTTGCGCCGAGCTCTGCTCGACGAACACGTCTGCCCGGAGGAAGTCGCGACCCAGTTGCGGCAGGTGGTCCAGGCGCTGCGCCGCGAGCTTCATCTGCTCGTATTCCAGCAGGCGCCGCACGAGTTCGGCACGCGGATCTTCCGCTTCCTCGCCGGTATCCGCCTTTTTCACCGGCAGCAGCATGCGCGACTTGATCTCGATCAGCATGGCCGCCATCAACAGATATTCCGCTGCGAGTTCCAGGTTGGATTCGCGAATCTGGTCGACGTAGCCCAAATACTGGCGAGTGACGTCGGCCATCGGGATGTCGAGGACGTTGAAATTCTGCTTGCGGATCAGGTACAGCAGCAAGTCGAGCGGACCTTCGAACGCTTCGAGGAAAATCTCGAGTGCGTCCGGCGGGATATACAGATCCGTGGGCAGCTTCCAGAGCGGTTCGCCGTACAGATGGGCAAACGCCACGCCGTCAATGGTATTCGGCGTGGAGTCGGTCGTGGGCGCGGCTAGCGCCGCGGCGCGATCTTCCTTGCCCGAGTGTCCTGGGCGTCCCGAACGCTCCGAAGCCGGCTGCGCCTCGCGGGCGGCACTCACGTTCAGAAGTTCTGGTAGTAGACGTAGGGCGTTTGTTCGACTCGCGATGTCTTGATTTCCGAGCGCTCGTCGAGGTCTATAGGCTGCTTATCCCACAACAGCGCACGGCCTTGACGCTGCTCTGCTTCGAGCGACGGTTTCTGCTCTTTCATCTGATTGATGAACTGGGTGATGTCCGACAGGTACATGATTCGACTTCCGTTGGCTCAGAGCGATTCGAAAACAGGCGCGGCGGAGACTCAAGCGAGACGCCGCCGTGATTCAGCGCAATTTTACCGCAAGCATCAGGCAGCGGAGCGGTTAACCCGCTGGAAGGTCGCCGGAAACCGGAGACATCGGTCGATCGGTCTACTGAAACGGCCCGGCAGACAACGGTAAAACCCTGTCAATTATTGAAACACCCAAGGAACAAGCACGGCGGAGAGCCGTCCAAGGCGCACCTCCCGCATTTTTAGGAGCGGTGAGGCTTAGCGGGCAACGGTCGGTCCGTGAGTTGTCCGATCGGCCAACCCAGCGGTTTTTGGGACAGACGGCCGCGCCAGTGTGGTGAAATAGCGCCTGCTGGACCGACGCTCGGCGTTTACCCCACAATGCGCCAGCATCGAGCCGGCACTGAGCGCTGGCCGTCCCGTATCACCCATGCAATCTCATTAATTCAACCCCGGAGGTCTCGTTTGGCGGGGCGCCTGTTTGATCCGCTGCGCTTCAAGCGCGGGCAAGCCGATGACCGGCGGCTGAAGCCGCCGGTCATCGCGTCGTCGAAGGCGCCTTCCCGTGCGTGGTGGTGGTCATCCGTGCGCCGTGTCGTCTGGTCGTTCCACGCGCTGGCGCTCTTTGCCGTGGCTCAACCGGCGCATGCCAAATACGACGTGGATATTGACGCACCGCGCAGTGTCCGGTCGCTGTTGAAAGACCATCTGGATTTATCGCGTTTCAAGAAGCGTGACGACATCAGCGACGAACAATTCGACTTCCTGGTCACGGCCACGCCGCAGGAGGTCCGCGATCTCGTTGCGACCGACGGTTATTTCACCCCCGTCGTGCGCACCGACGTGAAACATGACGGCGATAAAAAGTCCGTCACCATCAGCGTCGATCCCGGTCCGCAGACCAAGGTCGCGTCCGTTTCGCTGACGTTCAAGGGGGCGATCACGACCGAAGACCCCGCGCAGGAAAACACCGCGCGTCTTGCGTTTTCAGTCAAGGAAGGCGATCCGTTCTCACAAAGCGCGTGGGACGACGCGAAGAATGCCGCGCTCAAAGCGCTGCAGGCCCGCCGGTATCTTGGTGCGAAAATCTCGCAGTCGAAGGCGCGCGTGAATCCGCGCACGCATATAGCGGATTTGTCGGTGACATTCGACAGCGGCCCGACCTTCACCTTCGGCAAGCTCGACATCAGCGGCGTGCGGCGTTACCCGGAACAGATCATTCACAACGTGGACCGGATTCATCCAGGCGATACCTACGACGTCGCGCGCGTGAACGAGTTGCAGCGCCAGCTGCAGAACACGCCGTATTACGCGTCGGTCGCTATCGACGCGGACAACGACGTAACCAAGCCAAATGAAACGCCGATGCACCTGAAGGTCAGCGAGTATCCGTACAACAGCGTGCGTTACGGCGTGGGTTACGCGACAGATACCGGTCCGCACATCCAGGGCGCTTACAGTTACCTCGATACCTTCGGCAAGGCTTATCCGTTCACCATATCCGGGCGTCTGGACCAGACCCAGCAATACGGCCAGGTGCAGCTCGCCATGCCGCCGGACGGCCGCACCTGGGTGAACAGCGTGCTGGCTTCATACACGAACACGAACGTATCCGACACGCGCATCTACAGCGCTCGCGTGGGCGTGCAGCGCACGCGCTCGCTGCAGAACATAGACACCACGTATTCGCTGCTGTTCTATGACGACCGGCTGACGCAGAATGGCGCCCCACCCTCCACCAGCCGGGCGCTCGTGCCGTCGTGGCAATGGGTGCGCCGTAACGTGGACGATCCGCTGTTTCCGCGCTCGGGCAATCTGATCCGCGCGGAAGCGGACGTGGCGGTGAAGGGCATCCTCACCGATCAAACTTTTGGGCGCCTTTATACAAACCTGCTGCAATACGTGCCGCTGGGCAAGCGCGACCTGTTTGTGTTCCGCGCGGAGTTCGGCGGGGTGTTTACGGCGGGCAGTTCGAGCGGCATTCCCGCGTCGCTGCTGTTCCGCGCGGGCGGTGCGAATTCGGTGCGCGGTTATGGTTACCAGAGCATAGGTAACGAGGTCGATGGCTCAGTATTGCCGACCAAGTATCTGATGACCGGCAGCACGGAGTATCAGCACTGGTTTTCGCACGATTGGGGCGGCGCGGTGTTCTTCGATATAGGCACGGCCACCGACACCTGGAAAGAGCGCGTATTCGAGCCGGGCACGGGCGTGGGCGTGCGCTGGCGCAGCCCGGTCGGGCCGGTGAACGTGGATATTGCGTATGGCTTCAAGAACCGGGAAATACGCCCGTACCTGACGCTTGGGATCGCCTTTTGATGAATTTGCCTAGAGTATTTCTTCACTTGTTCCTGCACGCATGAGCGACCAGAACGGCCAATCTCCTGCAGGCCAACCGGACCCTTCCGAGGACCGGGGGAACGGCGCGTCTGAACACAGCACACCCGCGCCGAAGCCACGGCGCGGCGGCTGGCGGCGCCTGGCCAAATGGCTCGGCGGGTCTGTGCTGGTGCTTGTGCTGTGCTTCGTGCTCGGCGTTGCAATGATCCTGTACGCGCTCAACAGCGAGCGCGGGACGCGCTATGTATGGCAGGCGGCGACGTCGCTGCTCGGCGGCCGGCTGAGCGGCACGCTAGACGGCGGCGTGATTGCGACGGGCTTGCAGTTGCGCAACGTCCACTGGAAGAGTCTCGACGGCAAGGGAACAGATATTGCCGTGGACAGCGCTTCCGGCCGATGGGAACTGACGCGCGCGCCGTTACGTTTCACCATCGATTATTTGCACGTTGGTACGGTCGATGCGCGCATTGCGCCTTCGCCAAAAGACACGAGCAAGACCGAGTTGCCGCAGGATTTGCGCTTGCCGATCCAGCTTGCGGTGAGCGACGTCACGCTCAACAAGCTGCGCCTCCATGAAGGCGCGACGACCACCGAATTCTCGCGGCTCGCACTCGACGGACACAGCGATGGCCGTTATCACGAGGCCCGCATCCAGCGCCTCGATACGCCGTTCGGCGCCATCACCGCCGCCTTGAAACTCGATGGTGGCGCGCGCCCGTTTCCGCTGACCGGCGATGCCGGTTATTCGGGCGAGGTCAGCGGCGAGGCCGTGCAGGTGGCTGCGCATTTGACGGGGTCGCTGGAAAACCTGGCTGCCGATATCAACGCGAGCGGCCTGAAGCTCAAGGGGCAGGCGCACGTTGAGGCTGCGCCGTTCGGCGACGTGCCGCTCAAGCGCGCGCTGGTGACTATCGATCACGTCAATCCGCAGGCGTTCAGCCCGAGCGCGCCCTTCGCGGATCTCGCGTTGCGCGCCGAACTGAAGCCCGATCCGGCTACGCCGAACGCGCTGGTGGTAACCGGGCCGGTATCGATCGTGAATGCGAAGCCCGGCTCAGTCGACAAGCAACTGCTTCCGTTGATCGATGCCCGCGCGAACGTGAAGCTCGATGCATCGGCGCAAATCATCTCCGACCTGAACGTGCGGCTGCTGAAGGACGCCACCGTCACCGGCGGCGGAACGCTCAAGGGCGGGACAGGTCAGTTCGACCTGAGGGTCGCGAAGCTTGACCTGAACGCAATCGAATCGACCATTCGGCCCACGCAATTTGCCGGGCCGATCGGCATCCATCTCGCAGGTGATACACAAACCATCACGCTGGACCTCAACGACCCGAAAGCGGCGTTGCACGCGCAAGGCAAGGTCACGCTCGACGCCAGGCAAACCGCGTTCGATGGCGTGAAACTGAGCGTAGGGAAAGGCCGTATCGAGCTGAGCGGCGCGCTGCAAAAAGACACGCATTCGAGCTATGACCTGAAGGCTAAGCTCATCGATTTCAATCCGCTGCTACTGACCGACGAACTGGTCGCGAAGCCTCCGCCGAAGGGATCCAAAGCGAAGCCGGCGGCGAAGTCCCGGCCCATCGAAGCACGCGTGAACGGCACGCTGTCGGCAACGGGTGTGCTCGCGCCCACGCTTACCACCAAGGCCCAGTTCAAGCTCGGTGACAGCGTCTACGACAACCTCCCGCTCACCGGCGCGGGCACCATCCAGGTCGTGGGAACGCGCATCCTGCCGAGCACGGCAACGCTTTCCATAGCGGGTAACGACGTCGATCTCAACGGCAGTTTCGGCGCGCCGGGCGATCGCCTGCGTTTTCGTATCGATGCACCGCAGCTCGAGCGGCTGGGTTTCGGACTGGCAGGGCTCATCAAGGCCGACGGCGATGTCACCGGTTCGTTCGCGCATCCGAATCTGGCGGCTAACTATCAGGCCGACAGCGTGGTGTTCGGTGCGAACCGAGTTGGCCATGCAGAAGGCCGGGCGGAAGCCCGCGACGGTGCAAACGGCGCGCTGATATTCACGCTTCAGGCACGCGATGTCAGCACGGAGGGCGTCGATCTCGCGAGCCTCGACGCAAACCTGAACGGCACGCGCGCGAACCATACGCTCAACGCAACCGCGGTTGGCAAGGTGCGTGGTAACGCGGTCAACCTGACGCTGGCCGCGAGCGGCCGCCTGACCGATGCCCGCGACGGCGCGCATTGGGACGGCACGGTGACGCGCTTGTCGAACAAGGGCACGCCGAATGTGAATCTCGACGCGCCGGTAACCGTGAGCTACGCGCCAAACCACGTGGCGCTGGGCGCGACGCGCTTGTCGGCGGAAGGCGCCGTGCTTGACTTGAAATCGTTCGCGCTCGATGGCGGGCGCATCAGTTCGGCTGGCCAGTTGACGAACCTCTCGGTGGCGCGGTTGCTCGAAATCCGTCAGGAGCTGGAGGGCGGACCGCCACCGGCCAAGACCGATCTGGTTTTCGATGGTGACTGGAATTTTGCGCTCGGCGCCACCGCGACGGGCTACGTGCAACTGAAGCGGCGTTCGGGCGATGTCTCCATTGACGCCGCCCGCGGCGTCGCGGCGCTCGGCATCACGGACATAACCGCGCGCGCGGACTTCACCGGCGGCAATCGGCTCAACGCGACGGTGCACGCGCAGGCAACGCGGATCGGCGTGATTGATGCCAATGTCCACACGAACCTGGTGGCGCGCGACGGTGTGCTCACGGTTGCTGACGAAGCGCCGCTGAGCGGAGCGATTGACGCGAGCGTTCCAACGCTGCGCACGACCGGCGGGTTGTTCGGCCCGGCTTATTTGCTCGATGGTCGCCTTGCGCTGAAGCTGACCATCGCGGGGATCGTTGCAAAACCGACTTTGTCGGGCATGCTCACCGGCGACGCGTTGTCGGTCACGGTCATCGACCAGGGCGTGCAGTTGAAGGACGGCGTGATCCGGATTGCGTTGTCGGAGAATCTTGTCGATTTCCAGCAGGTCGAGTTTCACGGCGCGAGCGGCACGTTGCGCGCGACCGGGAAGGTGCGGCTGGATCAGCAGCAGCCGGACCTGACCGCCAGCATCATTGCTGACAAGCTTGAACTGTTTGCGTCGCCTGACCGGCAGTTGCAGTTGTCGGGGAGCGCGTCCGTGGCAAACGCAGGTTTGCAGGGCGGCATGGCGATTGACGGCAAGTTCACTGTTGATCACGCGCTCTTCGATTTGCCTGAGCAATCGGCGCCGTCGCTTGGCGACGACGTCGTGATCGTGCGGCCCGACGGTACCGTGAAGGGCGAGGATCAGCACGTTGTCGCGACCGGCGAGAAGCCCGTGGGTGCGTTCGCGCCGCGCGCGAATATTGATATCAATCTCGGCCAGAAATTTCGCTTCCGTGGTGCGGGCGCAGACCTTGGCCTGGCCGGCACCGTCACCGCGATGAGCGCGCCGAACATGCCGCTGCGGGCGGTGGGCAACGTGCGCGTGACGCCGGGTTCTACCTATACGGCGTTTGGGCGGAAGCTGGGTATCGAAAACGGCTTTTTCACGTTCAACGGACCGGTCGCGAATCCCGGCATCAATATCCTGGCGATGCGGCGCAATCAGGAAATCGAGGCCGGTGTGCAGGTGACGGGCACCGTGCAGTCGCCGGTTGCCAAGCTGATCTCAGAGCCGAACGTGCCGGATAACGAGAAGTTGTCGTGGTTGCTTTTCGGGCATGGCACGGATCAGGGCAACAACATTGGTCAGCAGAGCGCGATGACGAATGCGCTCGCATTGCTGGGAAGTTCGCAGGGCAAGCGGATTGCGCAGACGTTCGGGCTGGATGAGTTTTCGATTGGTACTAGTGAGGTTGGGCTGACCGATCCGCAAGTCGTGATGTTGTCGAAGGCGATCAATGAACGGCTCGTGCTTGGCTATGAGCAGGGTCTGCAGTCGGCGAGCAATGCGATCAAGGCGACGCTGAGCCTGTCGCGCTTTTGGTCGATATCGGCATACGGCGGCACGTTCCAGGGCATGGATCTGCTTTACACGCGGCGATTCGATTCGTGGTCGCGAAGGAATGGGCCGACAGAGGGGAAGTAGATTGCGGACCGCATGAAAGCTAAAAGGCCGTTTCTAACGTGAGTTGGAAACGGCCTTTTGCTCTTGCGTTCGCGCGCCTTGAAAAACCGCGCCAGCCGTACTTTTACTTCACGCGCATACCCGGCTTGGCGCCGCCGT
This window of the Caballeronia sp. SBC1 genome carries:
- the cobU gene encoding bifunctional adenosylcobinamide kinase/adenosylcobinamide-phosphate guanylyltransferase: MTPPDLTFILGGARSGKSAYAERLAADSGLPVTYVATARIGDAEFAVRVEQHRERRPSHWALVEAPLDLGGVLRELDREGHVVLIDCLTLWLANLLFPADGSTPDGPPLQAFGDFDAALSNVRGKVIIVSNEIGLGVVPMGSVTRLYVDELGRLNQRVAAASTHVTMMVAGLPLVLKG
- the panC gene encoding pantoate--beta-alanine ligase, with translation MKVISSIHELRDQLRGQNRTAFVPTMGNLHEGHLSLMRLARQHGDPVVASIFVNRLQFGPNEDFDKYPRTLQDDIEKLQAENVYVLFAPTEADLYPEPQQYRVHPPTNLGDILEGEFRPGFFQGVCTVVMKLMSCVQPRVAVFGKKDYQQLMIVRQMCHQFALPTEIIAAETVRDADGLALSSRNRFLQAAERAEAPILAKTLNRVRDAVLAGNRDFASIEKEAVESLAQRGWQPDYIAVRKRVDLLPPGPADTATPLVVLAAAKLGTTRLIDNLEI
- the cbiB gene encoding adenosylcobinamide-phosphate synthase CbiB, whose amino-acid sequence is MLLLSFYATAMLAIAGVVIDRIFGEPATRHPLVAFGRLATRIEAKLNTGFRARPAGILAWLLAVVPPVAVSWILVSVLPFAAACAVHVALLWFSLGAKSLRDHIVPIARALGLGDLAAARKLTARIVSRDTTNADEAALSRAAVESALENGNDAIFGALFWFVIAGGPGALMFRLANTLDAMWGYRTPRYLRFGWAAARFDDVLNFVPARLTAASYALLGDTRTAWRCWRTQAPLWDSPNAGPVMAAGAGSLNVLLGGPAIYHGTLETRPVLGFGMTASPRHVVAAMRLVERTTMLWLAVLLVLAFTGVGFHG
- a CDS encoding PaaI family thioesterase — encoded protein: MATLRPEITLDYLRERQRGCLPELLGVQVVSLESGTLTGKLTVRPEVLAPNGFLHAATVIGLADTCCGYACIAHLPEGAKNFTTVELKSNHVGTAREGVITAKATAVHLGRTTQVWDAIVANGEGKTIALFRCTQMILY
- a CDS encoding cobyric acid synthase encodes the protein MQFAPRGTLMIQGTTSDAGKSTLVAGLCRLARRGGRKVAPFKPQNMALNSAVTVDGGEIGRAQALQAMAAGVDAEIDFNPVLLKPTSDRGAQVIIHGHAHANLDARAYHEYKTVAFEAVLASYARLQQRFDAIIVEGAGSPAEVNLRDRDIANMGFAERVDCPVVLVADIDRGGVFAHLLGTLACLSETERARIRGFVINRFRGDISLLQPGLDWLEAQTGKPVLGVVPYLHGLTLDAEDMLPSQLHTRGEAGGEVLKVIVPALPRISNHTDFDALRAHAQVDFSYVRAGTAPPPADLIVLPGSKSVQRDLAWLRENGWDRAIERHLRYGGKVLGICGGMQMLGRTVDDPQGFEGPAGCVNGLGLLDLDTTLTADKLLDNVTGRLTLGATGIGPAPVRGYEIHMGRTTGAALARPAVMLDGERPDGAISADNQIAATYLHGIFDTPEACAALLEWAGLREAAALDYPALREASLDRLADTLGQALDLDALGSMFA
- a CDS encoding ParA family protein, giving the protein MTVIVVANPKGGVGKSTLSTNLAGYFAANGEWVALADLDKQQSAHGWLGLRPDTLPKIEEWKTDVDAPSKPPKGLEKAVVDTPAGIHGTRLALALELADKVIVPLQPSMFDILATQDFLVRLQKEKAVRKGTIEVGVVGMRVDARTKSADQLHRFVEGLDLPVLGFIRDTQNYVQVAAHGLTIWDVAKSRVEKDIEQWQPIIEWVSKK
- the panD gene encoding aspartate 1-decarboxylase, which translates into the protein MQRTLLKSKIHRATVTHCELHYEGSCAIDEDLLEAANLVENEQIDIWNVNNGERLTTYAIKGERGSGMISLNGSAARRAQLGDLVIIAAFALVDEAERKAGWKPDLVFVDEKNRIKGNRDHVPTQNWT